One Pieris rapae chromosome 7, ilPieRapa1.1, whole genome shotgun sequence genomic window carries:
- the LOC110998825 gene encoding inorganic pyrophosphatase has translation MPLTCVRVSVLIPRSLSVARRLVEPVNKTICFKSLQNLFTTAATARHINPKMFIAEERGSAYSPDYRVYFKDENGPISPLHDIPLWADAEKRLANMVVEVPRWSNAKMEISLGEPLNPIKQDVKKGALRFVGNVFPHHGYIWNYGALPQTWENPQHVDPGTQARGDNDPIDVIEIGERVAARGDVVAVKILGTLALIDEGETDWKLIAVDARDPNADRLEDVADVERVFPGLLRATVEWFRSYKVPDGKPPNRFAFDAEPKDAAFARRVVDETHEFWRGLVSGAAAADDISKMNVTAPDSPHRVERSAAAAALAAAPPAALPQPLPPHVDKWHFVSSL, from the exons ATGCCATTAACATGCGTGCGTGTTTCGGTTTTAATTCCACGGAGTTTGTCAGTTGCAAGACGGTTAGTGGAGCCGGTGAACAAgactatttgttttaaaagtctGCAAAATTTGTTTACAACAGCAGCAACAGCTCGACATATCAATCCCAAAATGTTCATAGCCGAGGAAAGAGGATCCGCATACTCGCCTGACTACAGGGTCTACTTTA AGGATGAGAACGGGCCAATCTCACCCCTGCACGACATACCCTTGTGGGCCGACGCCGAAAAGAGGCTCGCCAACATGGTGGTGGAGGTGCCCCGCTGGAGCAATGCCAAGATGGAGATCAGCCTCGGCGAGCCCCTCAACCCCATCAAACAGGATGTGAAGAAAGGCGCGTTGCGGTTCGTCGGCAACGTGTTCCCGCACCACGGATACATCTGGAACTACGGCGCGCTGCCGCAGACGTGGGAGAACCCGCAGCACGTGGACCCGGGGACGCAGGCGCGGGGTGACAACGACCCGATCGACGTGATAGAGATCGGCGAGCGGGTCGCGGCCAGGGGCGACGTGGTGGCGGTCAAGATCCTCGGCACGCTCGCGCTCATCGACGAGGGCGAGACGGACTGGAAGCTCATCGCGGTGGACGCGCGGGACCCGAACGCCGACCGTCTCGAGGACGTCGCCGACGTCGAGCGCGTGTTCCCGGGACTGCTGCGCGCGACCGTCGAGTGGTTCCGTTCGTACAAGGTGCCCGACGGAAAGCCACCGAACCGGTTCGCGTTCGACGCCGAGCCGAAAGACGCGGCGTTCGCGCGGCGCGTGGTCGACGAGACCCACGAGTTCTGGCGGGGGCTCGTGTCGGGCGCCGCCGCGGCGGACGACATCAGCAAGATGAACGTGACGGCGCCGGACAGCCCGCACCGCGTGGAGCGCTcggccgccgccgccgccctCGCCGCCGCGCCGCCCGCTGCGCTGCCGCAGCCGCTGCCCCCGCACGTCGACAAGTGGCACTTCGTCTCCAGCCTCTAG
- the LOC110998826 gene encoding proteoglycan Cow isoform X2, translated as MRAAAVIPLAALLALTSARSDHDFEFDDTPEAETRRPRRYVYDPHSEVCRSLVCKKREVCLLRDSYTAFCANKKDILRRGDVIVSAVGTGGGPDDEDVFYESRALPDQPEVLDFPVPSAKNERCVGCSGVSRGGFLCGSDNRTYSSLCRLDLHNCVHRPRSPVRLACAGFCPCPRHSGDETARIPVPRPHRTRQRSDEERRRRRLEMRTNEVMLPRRRPSAPPQTCALDKMADRLLDWFSVLMEQAGATPPPPHGFGADCKPEVRWMFRHLDSAGDGLLQPDDLYALSHDERERCLRPFLARCGLGAGGIGRAAWCGCLRGASRPCAAWARAARGRGRGAYVPACDARGFYRPRQCHAALAVCWCVDAHGQELPGSRTKGAPSCPGEVEEGDESAGGAPADDEDEGGSGDREPDLRY; from the exons ATGCGAGCCGCTGCCGTGATACCGTTGGCAGCTTTGCTAGCGCTGACTTCTGCGCGCTCTGACCACGATTTTGAGTTCGACGATACCCCG GAGGCGGAAACACGACGGCCGCGACGTTACGTCTACGACCCGCACA GCGAAGTGTGTAGATCGTTGGTGTGCAAGAAGCGCGAGGTTTGTCTGCTGCGAGACTCGTATACTGCTTTCTGCGCCAATAAGAAAGATATCCTGCGTCGCGG CGACGTCATAGTGTCTGCGGTGGGCACGGGCGGAGGGCCCGACGACGAGGACGTGTTCTACGAGTCGCGCGCCCTGCCCGACCAGCCCGAAGTGCTGGACTTTCCGGTGCCTTCTGCCAAAAACGAAAG GTGCGTGGGCTGCTCGGGCGTGTCCCGCGGTGGCTTCCTTTGCGGCTCCGACAACCGCACGTACTCCTCGCTCTGTCGGCTCGACCTACACAACTGCGTACATCGTCCGCGCTCTCCCGTGCGCCTCGCTTGCGCCGGATTCTGCCCCTGCCCTCGCCACAG CGGCGATGAGACAGCGCGTATCCCCGTTCCACGCCCGCATCGCACGCGTCAACGCTCCGACGag GAGCGGCGACGGAGACGGCTCGAGATGCGTACCAACGAGGTAATGTTGCCGAGGCGCCGACCCTCCGCACCACCGCAGACTTGCGCGCTCGACAAGATGGCCGACCGCCTTCTCGACTGGTTTTCCGTCCTGATGGAACAGGCGGGTGCGACGCCGCCGCCACCACATGGCTTCGGAGCCGATTGTAAGCCCGAAGTGCGCTGGATGTTCCGTCATCTCGATTCTGCCGGCGACGGCCTCCTGCAACCGGACGATCTATATGCGCTGAGTCACGATGAGCGCGAGCGATGTCTACGTCCCTTCCTGGCGCGTTGCGGCCTCGGCGCGGGCGGCATCGGTCGAGCGGCGTGGTGCGGCTGTCTGAGAGGCGCCTCGAGGCCCTGCGCTGCGTGGGCACGAGCCGCTCGCGGGCGAGGCAGAGGCGCCTACGTGCCAGCCTGCGACGCCAGAGGCTTCTACCGCCCGCGCCAATGCCACGCCGCGCTAGCCGTCTGCTGGTGCGTGGACGCGCACGGCCAGGAACTACCCGGCTCGAGGACCAAAGGCGCGCCGTCATGTCCAG GTGAAGTAGAGGAAGGAGACGAGAGCGCCGGAGGAGCACCGGCAGACGACGAGGACGAGGGCGGTAGCGGCGATCGAGAGCCAGATTTGCGTTACTGA
- the LOC110998829 gene encoding protein ST7 homolog — MWDSSTFLGALTPKFYVALTGTSSLISGLILIFEWWYFRKYGTSFIEQMSLSTVWVGWGSWGTTRAPEGGECKVWRNPTALLRGAEYARLWAAARTAPLTYYDMNLSAQDHQAWLAAAPAWGGADEALARAWREREPAARVAAARAALRLRPDCAAALLLLAEEDAPTVLEAERVLRRAWRAGEASLRALAAAGAGGAARREAALLAHVKRRVAMCARRLGRLKDAARLFRELSREAGGAPHALQVRDNLLEVLLEQRLYADAQAVLARCEDAAAPPTATALYTAALLRARTGPEPPATEALRLAVEFNPYVPAYLLELRALTLPPEHVVRRGDSEALAYAFWHLRHWRRADPALRLLAATAGPRAPPPLSPAARAADRELLPPHHGSAAGARGAPALVPLGAVLCVLTTLTLTAQRWPTLTFDPRELLP; from the exons ATGTGGGATTCGTCTACATTTCTAGGAGCTTTAACGCCAAAATTTTATGTGGCTTTGACTGGCACATCATCTCTTATTTCCGGCCTCATTCTGATATTTGAATGGTGGTATTTTAGGAAATATGGCACTTCTTTCATAGAGCag ATGTCGCTTTCGACCGTGTGGGTCGGCTGGGGCTCGTGGGGCACGACAAGGGCTCCGGAGGGCGGCGAGTGCAAGGTGTGGCGTAACCCCACGGCCCTCCTGCGCGGCGCCGAGTACGCGCGCCTCTGGGCCGCCGCGCGGACCGCGCCCCTCACCTACTACGACATGAACCTGTCGGCGCAGGACCACCAGGCCTGGCTCGCCGCCGCGCCCGCCTGGGGTGGAGCCGACGAAGCTCTGGCGCGGGCTTGGCGCGAACGGGAGCCAGCGGCGCGCGTCGCGGCCGCTCGCGCCGCCTTGCGTCTGCGGCCCGACTGCGCCGCCGCGCTACTGTTGCTCGCCGAGGAGGACGCACCGACCGTGCTGGAG GCGGAGCGCGTGTTGCGGCGGGCGTGGCGCGCCGGCGAGGCGTCCCTGAGGGCCCTGGCGGCGGCCGGGGCCGGCGGAGCCGCGAGGCGAGAGGCGGCGCTGCTGGCGCACGTGAAGCGACGCGTCGCCATGTGTGCGCGACGCCTCGGCCGCCTGAAGGACGCCGCACGCCTCTTCCGCGAGCTTTCGCGCGAAGCGGGCGGCGCGCCTCACGCGCTGCAGGTGCGCGACAATCTACTCGAGGTGTTGCTCGAGCAACGCTTGTACGCCGACGCGCAGGCAGTCTTGGCGCGCTGCGAGGACGCAGCGGCGCCGCCGACGGCTACAGCGCTGTACACTGCGGCGCTGCTGCGCGCGCGGACCGGCCCCGAGCCGCCGGCGACGGAGGCGCTGCGCCTCGCCGTCGAGTTCAACCCGTACGTCCCCGCGTACCTGCTCGAGCTGCGCGCGCTGACGCTTCCGCCCGAGCACGTGGTGCGCCGCGGCGACAGCGAGGCGCTGGCGTACGCCTTCTGGCACCTGCGGCACTGGCGGCGCGCCGACCCCGCCTTACGCCTGCTGGCGGCGACGGCGGGGCCCCGGGCTCCGCCGCCTTTGAGCCCGGCGGCCCGGGCGGCCGACCGCGAACTGCTGCCGCCGCACCACGGCTCGGCCGCTGGAGCCCGCGGAGCTCCGGCTCTGGTGCCCCTGGGGGCGGTGCTCTGCGTGCTCACTACTCTGACGCTGACGGCCCAGCGTTGGCCCACGCTAACGTTCGACCCGCGGGAACTTCTCCCCTAG
- the LOC110998826 gene encoding proteoglycan Cow isoform X1 → MRAAAVIPLAALLALTSARSDHDFEFDDTPEAETRRPRRYVYDPHSEVCRSLVCKKREVCLLRDSYTAFCANKKDILRRGDVIVSAVGTGGGPDDEDVFYESRALPDQPEVLDFPVPSAKNERCVGCSGVSRGGFLCGSDNRTYSSLCRLDLHNCVHRPRSPVRLACAGFCPCPRHSGDETARIPVPRPHRTRQRSDEQERRRRRLEMRTNEVMLPRRRPSAPPQTCALDKMADRLLDWFSVLMEQAGATPPPPHGFGADCKPEVRWMFRHLDSAGDGLLQPDDLYALSHDERERCLRPFLARCGLGAGGIGRAAWCGCLRGASRPCAAWARAARGRGRGAYVPACDARGFYRPRQCHAALAVCWCVDAHGQELPGSRTKGAPSCPGEVEEGDESAGGAPADDEDEGGSGDREPDLRY, encoded by the exons ATGCGAGCCGCTGCCGTGATACCGTTGGCAGCTTTGCTAGCGCTGACTTCTGCGCGCTCTGACCACGATTTTGAGTTCGACGATACCCCG GAGGCGGAAACACGACGGCCGCGACGTTACGTCTACGACCCGCACA GCGAAGTGTGTAGATCGTTGGTGTGCAAGAAGCGCGAGGTTTGTCTGCTGCGAGACTCGTATACTGCTTTCTGCGCCAATAAGAAAGATATCCTGCGTCGCGG CGACGTCATAGTGTCTGCGGTGGGCACGGGCGGAGGGCCCGACGACGAGGACGTGTTCTACGAGTCGCGCGCCCTGCCCGACCAGCCCGAAGTGCTGGACTTTCCGGTGCCTTCTGCCAAAAACGAAAG GTGCGTGGGCTGCTCGGGCGTGTCCCGCGGTGGCTTCCTTTGCGGCTCCGACAACCGCACGTACTCCTCGCTCTGTCGGCTCGACCTACACAACTGCGTACATCGTCCGCGCTCTCCCGTGCGCCTCGCTTGCGCCGGATTCTGCCCCTGCCCTCGCCACAG CGGCGATGAGACAGCGCGTATCCCCGTTCCACGCCCGCATCGCACGCGTCAACGCTCCGACGag CAGGAGCGGCGACGGAGACGGCTCGAGATGCGTACCAACGAGGTAATGTTGCCGAGGCGCCGACCCTCCGCACCACCGCAGACTTGCGCGCTCGACAAGATGGCCGACCGCCTTCTCGACTGGTTTTCCGTCCTGATGGAACAGGCGGGTGCGACGCCGCCGCCACCACATGGCTTCGGAGCCGATTGTAAGCCCGAAGTGCGCTGGATGTTCCGTCATCTCGATTCTGCCGGCGACGGCCTCCTGCAACCGGACGATCTATATGCGCTGAGTCACGATGAGCGCGAGCGATGTCTACGTCCCTTCCTGGCGCGTTGCGGCCTCGGCGCGGGCGGCATCGGTCGAGCGGCGTGGTGCGGCTGTCTGAGAGGCGCCTCGAGGCCCTGCGCTGCGTGGGCACGAGCCGCTCGCGGGCGAGGCAGAGGCGCCTACGTGCCAGCCTGCGACGCCAGAGGCTTCTACCGCCCGCGCCAATGCCACGCCGCGCTAGCCGTCTGCTGGTGCGTGGACGCGCACGGCCAGGAACTACCCGGCTCGAGGACCAAAGGCGCGCCGTCATGTCCAG GTGAAGTAGAGGAAGGAGACGAGAGCGCCGGAGGAGCACCGGCAGACGACGAGGACGAGGGCGGTAGCGGCGATCGAGAGCCAGATTTGCGTTACTGA